GTCCTTGGGACAAGCTTTGTTAAGATCAATATAGTCgatgcacatcctccatttcTTGTTCTGTTTCTTCAAGAGTACCATATTAGCGAGCCATAatgggtattttacttcccttaCGAACGCAGCTTCTAACAGCGcatgtacttgttcttctatgaCTTTGGCTCTTTTGGAACTCTGAGTTTTTGTTGTTTCTTCTGGACAACTAAAAGGCAAGCTTGTAGCTCATGAGGTGGGGATGGATTCCAGGCATGTTTGAGGCTTTTTAGGTGAAGATGTCGGAATTTTTTCATAGGTACTTAACAAGTTCTTGTTTTAGCTGTTCTTCTAGATTGGTCCCCACATTTGTCATTTTTTTTACCTCATCCCCGATTTAAAcctctttaattttcctttttaggTTGGGGTCTCAATTCCTTTCTGATTCGTACACACCTCCGAACTCTGTGGtattgacctctttcccttttgcACATCCCCATAGGTTTAGAATTTCGTTATAACACCTCCTTGCTAGTTTCTGATCTCCCCTCACAGTTGTTATTCCTTCAGGAGTAGAGAACTTTATACAGAGATAGGAGTTAAAACTACTGTCGCAAGTCAGTTTAATATTGTTCGATCTATAAAGACGTTGTAACCAGACGCCATATTTACCACAATGTAGTCTATGCTTAATGTTCTTACTTTTGTGCCCTTGCCAAAGGTTGTGTAGAGAAGGATGAACCTGAGAGGTCGGATATGAGTATCTTCTAGACCGAAGAGGGTATATGGGTACGCTCTTAAGTCCTTTTTCTCTAGGCCCAAGCTAGTTTGAACAGGATGTCTGTCGAACTCCTTTGATCTATCAAGGTTCTATGAAGATTTGCATTGGCGATGATCATTGTGATTACTATCGGGTAATCGTGCTTGAGGATCACTCCTCGTGCATCTTCTTTGGTGAAGGTGACTGTAGGTAGGTCGGGTATTTCAGCATCTTCGCAACCTGGTATACTTTTTTTAGATGCCTCTTCTGGGAGGATTTTATTATCCCCCTCCTGTGAACCCTCCAACATTCATGTGAACGTGCCTTTTAGGAGTTCGTTGAGGTTGGTCTCGCCTGTCTCGGTCTTCATCTCTTTTCCTTTTGTTGTGATCGTCCGACCTTTCAGTAAGATATCTATCCAACCGACCTTCTATCGGAAGTTGTTCAATGACATTCTTTAAAGCATAGCAATAGTTGGTGGAATGACCATATATCTTGTGATATTCGCAATATTCTTACCGATTTTCACCTTTCTTGCTTTTAGTATGTCTAGGAGGCGGTATCTTTTCAGTGTGGCAGATTTCTCTGTACCCGTCGACAAGGAAGACCCGTAGCGGGATATAAGAATGGTATCTTTGAGGTCTCTCTAAGTTGTACTctacttttttctttctttttttttcttacacCGGACTTGATACTACCTATTCTGTCCTGATATGGGTTCCCTTAGTCTTGtcgtttcttccatgttgatatatttctTCGTCTGCTTTTCCACCTCATATAAAGATATTGGGTGTCTCTTTGATATGGATTGCGAGAACGAGACTTCTCTGAGGCCATTGACTAACCTGATAATGACTACTTCGATAGGTAAGTTCGGAATCTCCATGCACGCTTTgatgaacctttccatataagCTCGCAAAGATTCCCCGACCTCTTGTTTTACACCCAAGAGACTTGGGGCATGCTTGATCTTGTCTTTCTGGATGGAGAATCAGGTAAGAATATGTCTCGCCAAATCGTTGAAGCAGGTGACCGATTTGGGTGGTAAACTGTCGAACTACTTCATTACTGGGAAAGTTTTACAGTGCGTTGCATTTGATGCGCCTGCCAAATACATGCGACTTTTGAAATTACTCAAATGATGTCTCGGATTGGTGGTTTCATCGTAGAGGTACATATCTGGACTTTTAAAGTTTTTGAAAACTTTAACTCGCATGATTTCTTCTATGAATGGATCTTCACCTCCTAAGGGCGTTTTCGTTCAATCGGCTCGTGCTCTCCTACCTTTAAGGTTGGATTCCAGCTTCTCAAATTTTTCTTCCAGTTCTCTTCGTCGTCATATCTCCCTTTGTGGAGCTCGTTCCAATTCATATTGTCATTCTCTCTTATCTAACTAACCTTGATGTCCGTGAACCAATTCCATGAGTTCAGTAGGATATCTTTTTCCCGATCCTCCCGATTGATGGACTTCTGAGCTTATTCTTTGTCCTACTTGATTTGTAGGATGTGTATCATCAGTAATACCTTTCCCTTTGTTAGGTTGAAGAGGTATGACGAATGCACAATCATCGTTGTGTTGTTCTTTTTCATAGGTCTCTGAGTCAGAAGTCGTGTGTCTATTTTCTGGAATGTCGTCTGTCATCATACAGTGTCGATTACAAGGTCCCTGGTAACGGCGTCAATGTTGTGAAGGTTACCTAAAACTATGATTTAGGCGTAAACGTGAGGTCCAAGCTTCTTTTGGGGTTGTGTCCGATGTTTCCTTGTGATGAGGTGTCACTGTCTGATGTCTTGGTGAAGGTGCgaggtggtacctgcaagactCCGATCCTTAAGTTAGCAAAGATTTTAGGTAGATTTTTATGTAGATTAGAGTTTCAAAAATACCTAAGGGTGTCAAGGTATTTATAAGTGTAGATGTAGAATTAATAGCTACTTTTTAAGTAGCTTCACCTTTGATGGTAGGTTGGTTACTCCTTTTTGGTAGGGAGATTATTGAAATTTCCTATTTAAATGAGTAGGAGAGATTGTAGAAGTTAGTTACTTATTTACATAAGTAGGATTAGGCTCATGTCAGCCGTATTCGACCTTTATATGATCGGGTAGATAGTAGCATAGAACTAAATGTTATCTATATAGTGttgaatcaattttatttttatgcgtTTGGCTAAATTTGTGGGTCATTGTTTAAACAAGtactttaataattaattttttggtaTAATAAtatgttttaataaataattattttaaaaaattaataattaattctaaCCGTCTTATTTTAAAACAAAGGCGTTGCTAGTTTCTTTGCTTTCTGCCGGTTAGCAAATCAGATCAACCGCCCATAGGTATTATTTTGCTCTGTTCGGCGAACTACGtgcaatttttttatgaaatgaCAACtcaaagtagtccctgaaatCATATTATTGGTGATAGAATCGTATGGTTATTTTACTCTCCGATCATGTTCATCCTCAAGGATGTCCACAACCATTTGCCGATAATTATGATTTCGGATAATTATGAACTAGGAATATGATGGATGCAAAATACCAACCGAACACAAGATAATTTTCCTTTGCCAAAAGTTTACTGACCCACCTTTTCAATCATTTGTTAGTATTAGAATGACAGAGCATAACATTGGCTTGATATGCACTAGCAAATATAACACAAGCTGTACTATCATATAAAAttgatttagtttaatttaacTATAAATTATACGTTAGCATAacaaataataatgataataataataataataataatactgtaattaaaattaataattaaaaatgattttttaccattaaaaataatggtttatatatatatatatatatatatatatatatatatatatatatatatatatatagttgtgTTTTATAGTAATTTATTAAGAAGAATCTTAAAAAATCAATAGTTTTcagtaaaaaaaatgagaagttGAAAAATATCAACTCaaaaagtaaatataaaaaaatattagtcacctaatatttttaattattaataagttAACAAAACTTATAAATTGCAGCATAAATAGATTTGACTTTCCATAATTTCATGACTGCAATTATTATATTCataatttagataattttttactttcatcaaatttattttatttattttaaaaaaacgCCATATGTTCAAATTGTGATGGTTAATAAATGGTTAGATCTAAATAGTAATACTGTATCTCATCTATCTTGCTAGAAACTAATTACTGTCTAAGATTTCTTTCCTTTATAAAGCCTTAAATCTTAACACACATCCATATATAATATGCAACAACATTTATTCGAATATAAATGCATATCTATGGCTGAGTCAACCCCTCTTCTCTCTCAACCAACTGATTCTGATTCTTCTCTTACAGAACCACCTCCGTTATTATTATCAGAAAAACACCTTCCTTCTCTTGCTTCAACGGTTGAGAAATGCATTGGAGAATTCACTTGGTCCCAATTCCTGCAAGCAGTTCTTGTCTCCTTTGCTTGGGTCTTTGATGCTCAACAAACATTCATCAGCGTCTTCACCGATGCACAACCATCACTGAACTGCACCGAAAAGGACGACCACGTCAGCAGCGGAAGAGCCTCCATTATATCCGAATGGGGCTTGGAATGCGAAAACTCCTTCGTCACAAGCCTTCCGGCTTCTTTGTTCTTTCTTGGATGCTTAGTCGGTGGCATTGTTCTTGCCACGCTGGCTGATTCCTCGCTAGGTCGCAAGAACATGCTCTTATTTTCGTGCCTTTTCATGTCCCTCTCTTCGCTACTCGCCGCATTCTCTATAAATATTTGGGTATACTCTCTGATCAAATTTCTCTGCGGATTTGCCCGCGCTACTATCGGGACCTCGGCTCTCGTTCTCACTTCTGAGCTCGTAGGTAACCGGAGGCGCGGGCAAATAAGCGTGGTTGGATTCTTTTGCTTCACCATTGGGTTCTTGTCCCTTCCTGCAATGGCTTACGCTAACAGAAACTCTTCATGGAGAAACCTTTACATGTGGACTTCAATTCCAGCCATTTTCTATTGCGTGATTGTCAAGTTCTTCGTTCGCGAGTCCCCAAGATGGCTTCTAgtgaaaggaagaaaagaagaagcagcagagaCGTTGAAATGCATCTCTTCAATCACTCAGAGTAACGTTAACCTCGCAGTCAACGGAATATTCCCAAGCAATGTGGATCCGGATCTAACCATGAACAATACCGATCTGTATTGCGCTTTGAAGATTCTGTTGCAAAAGAAATGGTCTTCTAGAAGGTTATGGACGGTTATGGCTTCCGGATTCGGAATTGGATTGGTGTATTACGGTATGCCGTTAGGGCTTGGAAACTTGTCcttcaacctttatctcagTGTCACGCTTAACGCGTTATCGGAGCTTCCGTCTTCTCTGTTGACTTTCTTGCTTATCGATAAGTTCAAGAGAAGAAACGCGCTTCTTGTTTTCACAGTTGTGAGTGGAGTATTCAGTGTGTTGTCGAGCATCGAAGGTAAAATGTGGAATCAGATGgaaatttggtttgaattgataTCGTTCTTTAGTGCTTGCACGGCGTTTAACGTGTATCTGATCTACACGACGGAGCTGTTTCCGACTTGCGTGAGAAACTCGGCGTTGTCGATGGCGAGACAAGCGCTGGTGTTGGGTGGGTCGATTAGTCCGGTGGTGGTAGGTGAAGGTAGGAAGAACAAATTTGTTTGTTATGGAGTTTTTGGGTTGGTGATTTGTTGTAGTGGTGTATTTGGGGTGTTCTTACCTGAGACAAGAGGGAGACCCCTTTCTGATACCATGGAAGATGAAGAAAGCAAAGGGCGTAGTGCCACGTTAGCATGATGGACAAAGGAATTTTCTTTTTTCAGGTGCTCTAAACAAAATAATAAGGATGTTCATGTATCGACTATCGAGTTGGTTCGGTTTTGCATTTGGTTATGTATTCGAATTATTTAATAAAGACAGTATaaatgacttttttttttaatgtttatatGTGTTATATTACtattggatatttttattaaattggttaataatttattattttaataaattagaacAAAATCGATTTATTATCgcaacaataataaatttaattgtctgcattataattattatatctcgtttaattcaattgaattatataatctaaattgaatatttttaaaagaatttgataaaaatataaatatatcttTGATTTTTTACTTTACagacatttaaatttttaaaaatttaaaaatataattaaatttctaaaaaaattggatttattgttattgttataaaaaaaccgatttaattctaatttattaataaactaaaaaataaccAGTTTATTAATAAGTCTAATAATAATGCGAAACGCAAACGTTTTTACAAAAAGACGTTCTACGCGACTTTATGAAAGCATCTCCCTTCAAATTAAActaaattgattaaaaataaattaattcgaTTTGAGTAATTGATTATCtgataaaataagaatttataaaaaaatttaaaaaaaatattttaaaaattctataaatatagtaaatatgtaaaatcaataaaaattatataaaa
This sequence is a window from Arachis stenosperma cultivar V10309 chromosome 10, arast.V10309.gnm1.PFL2, whole genome shotgun sequence. Protein-coding genes within it:
- the LOC130956147 gene encoding organic cation/carnitine transporter 3; this translates as MQQHLFEYKCISMAESTPLLSQPTDSDSSLTEPPPLLLSEKHLPSLASTVEKCIGEFTWSQFLQAVLVSFAWVFDAQQTFISVFTDAQPSLNCTEKDDHVSSGRASIISEWGLECENSFVTSLPASLFFLGCLVGGIVLATLADSSLGRKNMLLFSCLFMSLSSLLAAFSINIWVYSLIKFLCGFARATIGTSALVLTSELVGNRRRGQISVVGFFCFTIGFLSLPAMAYANRNSSWRNLYMWTSIPAIFYCVIVKFFVRESPRWLLVKGRKEEAAETLKCISSITQSNVNLAVNGIFPSNVDPDLTMNNTDLYCALKILLQKKWSSRRLWTVMASGFGIGLVYYGMPLGLGNLSFNLYLSVTLNALSELPSSLLTFLLIDKFKRRNALLVFTVVSGVFSVLSSIEGKMWNQMEIWFELISFFSACTAFNVYLIYTTELFPTCVRNSALSMARQALVLGGSISPVVVGEGRKNKFVCYGVFGLVICCSGVFGVFLPETRGRPLSDTMEDEESKGRSATLA